A region of the Melanotaenia boesemani isolate fMelBoe1 chromosome 6, fMelBoe1.pri, whole genome shotgun sequence genome:
CTCTCCCTTCACCAAGAGGAAACACCTCTGCAGCTCCTTCTGCCACAAGTGCACAGCCTCACTGTCTGGTGACCTGCAGCGGTCCAATTTTGTAACTCTTTAATGCTCTATCAGCACCCTGATGGTGACGTGCATTAATTGTACTGAGGTCAGCAATAATGCTTACTTGAGCCTTAAACAAAAGCCATATATGCTAATCTGAAACTGTACAAGTAATCGATAGGTATTTCTGGACAGTGTTGCTGTGAATAACATAGTGTTGAATAAGACaaggaaatcttttttttttcttcttcttcttctttcccccCAACCTTGAAATGTTACTTAAGCAGGTAGATTTTTTGTATATAGCTAGATCCCTCTGCTCTGCTTACCACATATACATGTAAACCTTCTGAACATCTGGTCTGCagaaagcaacattttaaatttagcttATTCCAGCTTTAGGAAGTTGTTCTGCTTTATTCTTTGCTCTGCTTGGGAGTTGATGCATCCAGTGGTTTAATAAAGAGCTTTATTCTTGATTCTTGtatcataaatatttttcaaaggGGAAACCTcagagaaaaaacatattttaggaACTGCtcttttatgtaatttaatCTTATTATGACTTCCCCACGCTAAGCTAAGAATACATGAATCAATTTGGCAGAGTTCTGCAGGCATGTTGCTGTTATAGAGCTGcaaacataacataacaaagGACATTCAGTAAATTTTGTTGTTaccattttttcctcttcagactGTCCAGGATATAGTCCGGACCCTGCGGCAAGGAGGGAACACGGATGATGCAGATGAAGCTGGAGGGTGAGCCTTCCTCACTGGTCTTATAGCTGCTTCTACTGTCATGTACATTTGAAAcagttttggaaaaaaaaaacttttgaattAACCAGGAATAATTTCTTATCTTTGTtttgaataaacaaaatagaaaataatccataattttattttcaagtgCATGATTTTCCTCCTGTGAGCTCATTTCCTACACATATTCTCTGTGTTGCAGATCTGAAATCGTTGCAAAAGGAGAGGTGAGgaaaaaaacctgttttttaactttataatACTGATAAATATATGCAGATGTAATTTCTTGATCACGCCTCAGTTTTCATTTGTTGGCATTTTTACTGCGTCATATTCTAAATCGGTTTGATTTCAGTAGCTTTCTACAGTGCAGTGAAGTTTGCTCAGCGGCTGTGTGCTTAAGTGATTTTCATCCCTTTTCTCATTACAAAGAAATGGAAAGCAGTTTCTTTTCTGCAAGAAAATCCCACTCTGTTGCTTTTTGACAGATTTCTGCtgatttctgtcatgttttttaatATCATTCAAAAGTGTCCAAACGCTCCACCAGCAGCAGACCCCTCACTGAATGGCTTTAATGTTTCCATATGGCAGAGGAAGTGACATTTTTCTGCTCTGCACAGgaagtatatttttaaaaatacttttgatCAAAGCagtaaattttctctttctgtgttcCAGTTATAAGGTTGCATAGATAAcataacaagtgaatttctccactgtgagattaataaagtctaatcgaatcgaatctaatctaatctagatATGTGCGGCTCTGACTGCTGCTTAAAAAGCAGATCTGAAGAGGAGAGTGTGGGTCTATTTCAGTCATTGTTTTATATtgaatacatttaattttagtaATAAATCAGCATTTATCATATGTTttagtggacaggtgaaaagatTCATATACACAAGCAAAAACCACGTCCCACCAGATAACTTTAATTTagcattcatttaaaaacttgaGTTGTAATCTGCAGCCAGAGTGACTTCAGGTGGATTGTGGACATATTTGTTGAGGTAACCACAGATAATCTTTTCCTCACCctgcagctggtgtaccacagCCTGCAGCTGGTGGCGTTTGCCGTCCTGGCTATCCTCATCATGCGCCTGAAGCTATTTTTGACGCCGCACATGTGCATCATGGCGTCACTTATGTGCTCCAAACAGGTCAGTGTCTTAACTCAAGTctctaaaacacatttcataaaaaaaagatatttgctGATTTTCTTACGTTTTTTTGTCCTGTAAGTGTTAAAAGTTTCTTATTTATCTAATATGCATACATGTTTGCTGTTAAATGTTATTGTATGATCTCTCTCTGTCCTGTTGTCAGTTGTTTGGTTGGATCGGGGAGAAGCTCAAGCATCAGAGTGTGGTTTTTGCAGTCATGACTATGATGGCCATACAGGGAGTAGCCAATCTGCAGGCCCAGTGGGCGATTATTGGAGAGTTCAGCAACCTCCCACAGGAGGAGCTGCTGGACTGGATCCAGGAAAACACTCGTCCTGGTAGGTGATGTCGTCTTCTTTCAAGGCGCTAGTATAAGCCCATCTTGCTTTTGATGTATTATTTAATTCAACTGAATTAACTGAATCAGTCCAACCTGGAGAATTAGGTtgattagaaaaatgttcactGCTGCTTCTGTTCATATCAAATATTATTAGTGTAGACTGACCTATTAATTCACATTCCTGTTCTaccctttttctttgttttgtatttgtgtgtgcgtgcatgcagATTCTGTGTTTGCAGGAGCTATGCCCACTATGGCCAGCGTGAAGCTTTCCACTGGTCGACCCATCGTCAACCACCCCCATTACGAGGATGCTGGTCTCAGGTCAGTAGGAACACATTGCCATGCTCGTTCTCAGGTTGAATAAAATTGAATGATATTTGATTTGATGGAAATTTATATGGTTGAACTGGATATTATTGATCAAAAGAAAGAataacaaatgaaaatacattataAGAAGAACTGGTCATAGCACAAAGTAATCATGGAAACCTGCAGTGGTGAAGAGAAATGTCttcctttactttttttctaCAGGAGTGTGTCTTATGTGTAGTGTTATTATGTTGAGAAGCATATGCAACATGTTTCTtccaaaatcacaaaaaaaaaaaaaaaacaaacccaaagaGTTCAGAATATTTTACAAGACAGTTGCTAGTCTTGATCAGTTTCCTACAGTTTACTCAGCATAACAGGAGAAATGTTCTATACAAATATACTTGCCTTGCCTAGGGATGTTTCAGAGGCTAAGATATTCGCCACACACTATAATTTCTGCCAAGATTTTCCAGCCCAAGTACAAAGATGCATGTTAAATATTGGAGTGTAATTTTGGAGTGTTTGCTTGAGTATGTGTGTTTTAGTGagagtttttactttttctgctgACTTGTATGCTCATCTCTGCTCACTCACTGCAACTGTAGACACATACAGATACATGCAATACTCATATCAACAGAAGAAAGACCCCTGCTTGCTTTACTCAGCatgttgtaataaaataaacagtagtTTTTCCACAGTGtcaattttttcaaaatgtgcTGCCTCCTGCACACTCTTGAGAATTTTATctgattaaatgaaagaaaaaaaacagtgtatGCTGAGTGTTTGTAAGTTTAGGTACCCTTATAAGTTAatacttaatgtttttttttggcagcaATATGTGGGCACCGTTATAAAAGTCTGAGAagttttatgatttgtttgGAGGTGCCCAAACTTAATGGAAGCACATTCAAATCCAGTGTTATTGTTACAGAGAAAGAACCAAGCTGGTCTACTCCATGTACAGCCGAAAGTCCGGAGAAACTGTGAAGGGGAACCTCATGAAGCTGGGGGTGGACTTCTTTGTTCTGGAGGATTCCTGGTGCACCAGGCGGACCAGGTACTCTTTCACACCACCATCAAGAAAACCCAAAATGCAAAAATAGTTCTTCTGTTCATTCTTGCTTTCATATTCCCGCCTGTTCTTTAGGCCTGGGTGCAGCATGCCAGAGATCTGGGACATTGAGGATTCTGAAAATGTTGGTAAAATTCCCCTCTGCACTCACATGTCCAGGAACTCACGACCCTATTTCACCACAGTCTTCTCTAACGACATTTACAAGGTTTTCAAAGTCCCAAAAGCATCCAAAGATCTCAGATAACACCGTTGGACAAACTGGACAGCACCAAGCCTGTTCTTTCaaactcttcttctttttttcttgtcactcactttgtttctgctttttactTCCCAAAACCCAGACACCTGCAgttctatttttgtttgtgcattGCTCTTTTTCACTTGTTGAGGGACTGATGAGTGAGACACGTTAAAAACCATATGCCATGAGTTTGACCTTTATCATTAGTTCTCAGTATTTGTGTCCAGTTGCCTTTTTTGCTGCATCTTTGTGACCCAGTAACATTGTCAGTGCAAATGTGAAGCCAAAATGTGTCATAGCTCCTCATTTACATTTGCATTATTTCTGTTACtataattttttactttaaagggTGCTGTTCAAATATCACTGTAGTTTTTACTGTGATCATACATTGACTGAATGTTGCTTCGGAAGTAAACTTAGTCAGATAGGACCAATCAGTAATGTCCACATACTGTGAAGCAATACCCTTTGCAAACGTGACACACGCTGACTTCTACTATTGTTATGCACAGTGTTATTCTCTGAACAGATTTTTCAGTGGtacaatatttttataatttattcatGTGAGCAGTTTTATGCAAATTTTAAGGTTGGGATTTTTTTaggatgatttttttcttgtaaatcaaaatgttttagGAGTCTTCAGACTTACGAGTAGCAAATTCTGCTCTGCTTTTGGAggtttttttaattcagtacATATCATGTAGTAATGTTGTGTAGATAAAATTTACTCAATTGTTTAAACATAATTTCACATGAGAGAGGAGCCTTTGTTaatcttttttagtttttaatggcCAAAAGAGTTAAAcgagaaaaaacaaagctgccCTGTTATAActtttgtaaatattaaatctgTTGTTTTGTAAAGTATTAATGTTCAGCCTTTAAAGGTTCTTTGTGCTTCTTGAATTGTTTATTGCCAAAGGAAGTTTTGTTATTAAAGCTGCATTTTCAAGCTGCGATAGcaaaccaaaaatgtgtttttagtgaTCGAGAAGCATAAACCTGTGAGTTGTATATCGGCCAATCTGAACTGTTTGTAGCAGTAAACTTGATGTTAATCAGTCAGTTCTTTCAGCAGGACAAATtcttaatttttacattttcacaagCCACTCATTTGATTCATGCCTGGTTAAATGTGGAATGTGATTTCTCATGAAATATGTAGCTACAGCAAGCTGAAGATTAGCCCAATCAGAGGAGTAAATAATTAAACTTCCTCTGTCAGAGGATCACTAAGAGCCTGTTTACGCTAGGTCTTGGCATGTAACCTGGCTGAGCCGATCACAAATGGAAAACGCTAAGTTCTTGTGTTCACACCtgcttttaaaaatcatttccaCCTGCATTTTAACTTTAGCTGTTATATCAGTACATACCTGACATAACTTCTGTCAGCAACGAACATCAGCAGTTTTACTGATGTTTCTTTATAATCACTGATGCATTCAGAGATCTGAACAATACCGTTATTGTACTGTTATTGACATCAACACATTTTGGGTTTGCCTGATTCACATCTATTGTTGGATTATATACAAATGTTCAGTAAGCTGAGTTATGTAACAGATGTGATATGACACTCTTAGCCTTGATACAATTACCACAGCTGGTACAATCTACACCAGAACTGtcaaaacaaaattacagaGACCAGTTTCTGCAGCCCTGCTCCGTCATGACTGATGCTTTCTATTGTTgtaaggtctggactgcaggcaggcaggcCTGCAATCTAATCCAGGACAGAGCCGTAGACCTCCACTTCACACAGGGACAAGTAAGCAGCTTGTTTTGGAATAAAGATGTTAACATAACGGCCATCCATCCCATTATTCCCATTACACTTAAATTCAACTGTAGCGTCTTCTCGAATGCTGTCAATTACGGCACACCTGGCAGGAGAAGCAGAAATCACTAAGTTAGCTCTGACAAAGTTgatgaaaacacacatacacactatatatatatatatatatacactgctcacaaaaattaaaggaacactttttttattgggcctggcatgaaatcagttaaacctgtctcataattttctggttggttaagcagctgagggcatcgttaatcactttcagctgtattggtgttcatggaattaacaacaggtgcaccacagtggcaacaatcagaaaaccctcaaaacaggacAGGTTTTACATGTGGAGGTCATTTCAAGTTTCTCCCTCTTGATCTTTTTTGGCTAATTTTTCACTCGTGCTGGTTTTGGCTTGAGTAATTATCTCTACTGGCAGTATGAGGCGATTCCTTAACCCTACAGAAGTTGCACAGGTTGTCCAACttctccaggatggcacatccacacgtgctgcagcaagaaggtttaatgtgtctcccagcacaatctccagaacatggaggagatttcaggagactggtggttattctcggagagctggacagggccgtagaaggtcctcaagccatcagcaagaccgatacctgctcctttgtgcaaggcgGAACAGGCTGAGCACTGCTCGTGCCCTACAGAATGACCTCCAGAGGGCCACTGGTGTGAATGTCTCTACCCAAACAATCAGGAACAGACTTCATGAAGGTGGCCTGAAGGCCCGACGTCCTGTAGTGTGCCCTGTGCTCACTGCCCAGCACCGTGGAGCTCGACTGGCATTTGCTGAAGAACACCAGAATTGGCAAGtccgccactggcgccctgtacttttcacagacgagagcaggttcaccctgagcacctgtgatagacgtgaaagagtctggagaagacaaggagaacgttatgctgcctgcaacgtcgttcaacatgacaggtttggtggtgggtcagtgatagtctggggaggcatatccatggagggacgcacagacctctactgcctaggaaatggttctctgactgccataaggtatcgagatgaaatccttcaacccattgtcagaccctacgctggtgcagtaggtcctggtttcctcctaatgcacGACAATTCCCGGCCTCATGTGGCAAGAGTATGCAGGCAGtacctggaggatgaaggaattGAAACAATTGAATGGCCTTCACGATCCCCTGACTTAAACCCAATAGAACATGTGTGGGACATTATGTTTCGATCCATTAGGCGCCGCCAAGTTGCTcctcagactgtacaacagctCAGGGATGCCCTCACACAGATCTGGGAGGAAATGCCACAAGACACCATCCGTCGTCTCATTAGGAGCATGCCGCGACGTTGTCAACCATGCATACAAGCTCGTGGGGGCCACACAAgatactgaaaagcattttgagttgcagaaattaagtttttgaaaaaatggactagcctgccacatcttcatttcactctgatttcagggtgtctacacaattgagccctctgtaggctgaaaacttttatttccattaaaagacttgGCATCCTTTTGTTCCTAAGACATTGCCCTGTCGTTATTTGTATAGATATCCAACTTCATATTGAGATGTGTAAAgtgctcctttaatttttgtgagcagtgtatatatatagatagatagatagatagatatatgggtcatggttgagcaccttgcatggcagcttcgaccaccagtgtgtgaatggataatggatacacaatgtaaagtgctttggaaaGTGCTATAGAAATCTATCaatctgcaatagggtcctgccccaagtggaggagttcacgtatctcggggtcttgttcacgagtgagggaaggatggagcgggagatcgacaggcggatcggtgcgacgtctgcagtgatgcggactctgcatctgtctgctgtggtgaagaaggagctgagccaaaaggcaaagttctcgatttaccggtcaatctacgttcctaccctcacctatggccacgagctgtgggtagtgaccgacagaacaagatcgtgaatacaagcggccgaaattagttttctccgcagcgtggccgggctctcccttagagataggatgagaagcttggtgatccgggaggggctcagagtagagccactgctcctccacatcgagaggagccagatgaggtgtctcgggcatctggttaggatgcctcctggacgcctccctggtgaggtgtccaggcacgtcccacctgaaagaggccccagggaagacccaggacacgctggacggactacatctctcggctgcctgggaacgcctcgggatccctccggatgagctggtgaatgtggccgggagagggaagtctgggtttccctgcttaggcagctgcccccgcgacccgactccggataagcggaagaaaatggatggatggaaggaatctgtctgtctgtctgcacatTACCTTGGATTGTCGTTGCCATTGTTGTCAAGAGACTCTCCAACGAGGATCTCGCCTccagtaaaatgtgaataattgTGTAGGGCGATTATCTTAACAGAAAAcactttgtgtgttttgtgcagATCCAGTCTCCACCAGGGGTTGTTTTCTTGGATTGTGCTAGTGCAGGATGCCTGCTCCAATAAGTTGTTACGATTCCCATCAATGGCATTCAATGCAAAGCCATTTCCACTCAACGATGACTGAGTGGCTTTTCCTTGGAGTGCCAGGTTCTCTCCtgcaaaataaagtttaatcacTAAAATCAGcttaaagttttctttaatgAGGGAACTTTTTGAAAGACATTGATTGAAACAGCAAGTCAAATGTTGCTATGGTGATATTTTGTTCATGTGGTAGCTTCATTTCCTTAAAAACACAAGGATAAAGTTTGTATCACTATTTCTGGCAACAGGACAGAACATTTAAGGAAGGCTCTTTCTGCAGCAATGTTATCATTATGATGGTCAGATCAACGACAGAGAGACAAGTTTCATTTCGACTCTGACCATTAGAGGGCAAACTTTACTGCTCTGAAGTCAGCAGGTTATGAACGTGAACAGTTGGACATGAACTGATAACAACCATGTGTCTGTTCTGTTTTAACCTGAGCTGCTTGCTTCTGTTGAAGTGACTGAATTCTCATGTTGTCTTATCTCCAGTGTTGTTCTAGTTACTGAAAAATGtaactagttacagttactagttacttcattaaaaaaactaatttacttTGATtacttacataaaaaaatggtgtgttgtttttcaaagtaacttttaattacttttgtaaaagaacattattaaaaattatCCCATTAATATCCTAATAACTAAATTAGTgttgtatgaaatataaaacaaattcaaacaGTTGTTTTTCAACACTTATTTAGGTCAGGCCaacaaattgttttaaaaaaatccatgttGTGCTGCATCATTGCTGTAAACCAGaagaagctcacagctgctgttcaaaattttttaatttaactagTAAAGGACAAACGCACCATAGGGTAAAGGTAACTGGGTTACTgtatttaaagagtaatgcattAGAGTATTAGTTATTGACAAAAGTAACGGCTAACCAACACTGCTTATCTCTTTCTTTAGGAcagaaacatacattttttctttttacacttgATGGCACATAAAGGCAACGTGCAAGCTCCCTACAAACTTTAAAAGTGGCCACACACTGATACTGTAGATATGCTGACCTTACACAGGATAATAAAATTCATCTTTATGTTTTCATATCCCACCCATGAGACGTCTGGTAACaatgcattaaataaaaataaaacctgtgtAAGCTGCCCTGTTCCTGTTTTGAGTGGTTCTTTAACTGCGTATCTATTTGACATCATGAATTTAATTCAAGGACCACTCTTCTGGTTACTTGACATATTGTGATGATCCAGCTTGCACGAGGGCAGCCTTTTGTAAGAAGGGATTCTGCTTATTAACCTTTAGGACCTTGTTTTTCCTAAACAAACTGCATAACAAATCTCTAAATTATCCAGTAAAACTGCAAAGAGCAACTCTTGATGAATTGATGTGAAAATGACTGAGTTAGTTCTCACCAGTTGGAGCACGGTAACCATAGACTTCCACTTCACACAGTGTTAAAATTCTGTTTGAACCAGGTATGACTACAGTCACATAACGTCCCTCCACACGCTCAGTCAAAGTTATGACGTGTGAAACCCCAGCAGGAATTGAAGAAATTGTTGCAaccctaaaaaataaaaaagactgtcATCAGTAATATTCAAGATCCATTGGAAGGGTTCCCAGTGGTGAGGTTCTGTCTTTCTTTAAGAAAATCTGTTGAACTGAATATGAATGATGCATCTGTTGCTGTAAACTTAAGTCAtttttcaaagtaaaaataaagatgacaaATATCGTAATTAAGGCTAAAACTGATGCGGTGAACAAAATAGAATTAAACATTCTGTAGCTGTCAATGACAGTCACATTAACTATATTTTTAACTTGACCACTCACCGTCCGCTTTTAACATCATTATATTGTGCAAAGTTTCCAACATGAACCTCTGCCCCGTTAATTTGCTCATGACAACAGTCTCCTCTGTTGGTTATTATGATTGAGGTGATAATGTAGGAATCTAGCAGGTCCACTCTCCACCAggggttgtttccttctgcaGTGTGGCTACATGATCCCGCTTTAAAATTAGATTCTCTGTTTCCATCTATCACATTGTATGCAGCTCCAAAAGCATCCCAATCTCCACGGTAACGCCAGGACTGAGTTGCTTTGCCACGTAAAGCCACATTTTCtggaagaaaaatgtaaatgtcctgttttgttttgtgttttgtcttttctgaGACATTTATGGGTTTTCATTATCTGTAAGCCATAACCATCCCAgtttcaaaaaataaaatcttgatGTACTTCACTATGTGTCATGAATCTATATAAACATATTGGTTTCACTTTGTgaaattaatgacaaaaaatatttacctttttatgACATTCTCATTTttgagactaattaatatagaaatataaaacatgtatgtaaatatgtaaaatataaataaataattttcaaatCTTATGAACATATATAACGTGttgaaagtgaaacattttatcatttcatggaaaatattagttcatttttaatttgatggcagcaacacatgtTTAAGAAGTTGGTGATGTTTGGTATTGTGTTGCATCCTCTCTGCTTTTACCAATTGTCACTAAATGTTTGGGAAGTGAGGTGACGGCTCAGTTACATGTTACCACTTAACATAATGCTCCTCCAATTGTTCTTTATGTGTGCCAACTACGTTTCCAacttttttagatattttgctGTCATCAAATTTAAATGAGCTGCACAAATAGcaacttcttttaaaataatatataacatTTCACCAAAACTATAATGATGTACAACCAGAGGGTAAAAGATTGATGCTACTAATGTTTTGTCTCCCCCCCAGATAACagaattagaaagaaaaatccCATCTTACTCACGGGGGGTGTATGTTGCATACACTGGCACACagaacagcaaagaaaatatcacGATGTGTTTCATAATTCTggttaaaagagagaaaaaatcaTTAACACTGTTTTACACATCTCATGTAGTTTTGACTGACTGTTAGAGATTTGTGCTGT
Encoded here:
- the LOC121641121 gene encoding fucolectin-7-like, whose amino-acid sequence is MTTIFKRLAILSAILSNKEAGIMKHIVIFSLLFCVPVYATYTPQNVALRGKATQSWRYRGDWDAFGAAYNVIDGNRESNFKAGSCSHTAEGNNPWWRVDLLDSYIITSIIITNRGDCCHEQINGAEVHVGNFAQYNDVKSGRVATISSIPAGVSHVITLTERVEGRYVTVVIPGSNRILTLCEVEVYGYRAPTGENLALQGKATQSSLSGNGFALNAIDGNRNNLLEQASCTSTIQENNPWWRLDLHKTHKVFSVKIIALHNYSHFTGGEILVGESLDNNGNDNPRCAVIDSIREDATVEFKCNGNNGMDGRYVNIFIPKQAAYLSLCEVEVYGSVLD